The genomic segment GAAGCGGATCTGGGGGCAGCGCGTGGCGGGGCAGGGGGTCGTGGTCCCGCCGCTCGGCTACTCCGAGGCCGACGGCTCCGCGGGCGGCGAGTGGGTCGAGGTGAAGCCCACCGGCGTCGTCACCGCGGTCGCCGTCGTGCGCGAGCCGATCGCGGGGCTCCACCCGTTCGACCGGCCCTTCGCCTTCGTGCTCGTCAGGCTCGACGGCGCCGACACGGCGCTCGCGCACGTGGTCAAGGACGACCTCGAGCGGCTGCGCGTCGGCGTGCGCGTCGAGGCGGTGTGGGCGGCGGAGCGGAGGGGGACGATCCGCGACATCGAGTGCTTCCGGGTGCTGGCATGAGCGAGCCGCCGAAGGAGCCCGTCAAGTACGTGGAGGCGAACCTCCGCCTCCCGTACCACTACGTCGCGGGCGACTACCGCGCGCGTTACCTCCTCGCGCTCAAGGACAAGAAGATTCTGGGCTCCAAGTGCTCCACGACCGGCAAGGTCTTCGTGCCGCCGCTCGTCGCCTCGCCCGAGAGCTTCGCGCCCTGCGAGGAGCTGGTCCAGGTGGCCGACCGAGGGGTCGTCACCACCTTCTGCAT from the Deltaproteobacteria bacterium genome contains:
- a CDS encoding DNA-binding protein, which encodes KRIWGQRVAGQGVVVPPLGYSEADGSAGGEWVEVKPTGVVTAVAVVREPIAGLHPFDRPFAFVLVRLDGADTALAHVVKDDLERLRVGVRVEAVWAAERRGTIRDIECFRVLA